From a region of the Salinispira pacifica genome:
- a CDS encoding NAD(P)-dependent oxidoreductase: MHVHFQDEWSDEDQDVLRREVDGQIRLSFASPPEDHNTEVLVAGRPDEKLLDRLRGLHSVIVPFAGPPGKTMAMLADRPDLSLYNIHHNAVPVAELALGLLLAAARHIPLRDRLLRTGDWTGSYHLPSMILRGKRVLILGRGAISGELEAPLRALGMELRFIRNNPRNGAEDEFHPRELHRLLEETDILISTLPLSDDSRGLIAEKELELLGPRGILINVGRGRVIDEDALYTALADRTIQAAGLDVWYHYPRGEGRAGSTLPGARPFWELENLVMSPHIAGEWPNPEVQRMRLQALARRINDIFHKNPVPKVETDRGY; encoded by the coding sequence ATGCATGTACATTTTCAGGATGAGTGGTCAGATGAAGACCAGGACGTTCTACGCCGGGAAGTTGACGGGCAGATCAGGCTGAGTTTCGCCTCCCCTCCGGAAGATCACAACACAGAAGTACTGGTTGCCGGCCGGCCGGATGAAAAGCTGCTGGACCGACTCAGGGGGCTGCACTCGGTAATTGTACCCTTCGCAGGTCCGCCCGGGAAAACCATGGCCATGCTGGCAGACCGGCCTGATTTGAGCCTGTACAACATCCATCACAATGCGGTTCCCGTGGCCGAACTTGCATTGGGACTGCTTCTTGCCGCCGCACGGCACATCCCCCTCCGGGACCGTTTACTCAGAACCGGGGACTGGACGGGTTCCTATCACCTTCCCAGCATGATTCTCCGGGGGAAGCGTGTGCTCATTCTGGGGCGGGGCGCCATCAGCGGGGAACTGGAAGCTCCTCTCAGGGCGCTGGGGATGGAGCTCCGCTTTATCCGCAACAATCCCCGGAACGGGGCTGAGGATGAATTCCATCCCCGTGAGCTGCACCGATTGCTGGAAGAAACAGACATTCTTATTTCCACCCTGCCGCTCAGCGATGACAGCCGGGGATTGATCGCAGAAAAGGAACTTGAACTCCTGGGTCCACGGGGCATCCTTATTAATGTGGGGAGGGGACGGGTAATTGACGAGGACGCCTTATACACGGCGCTGGCTGACCGTACCATTCAGGCCGCGGGTTTGGATGTCTGGTATCATTACCCCAGAGGAGAGGGCCGGGCCGGCAGTACCCTGCCGGGTGCACGCCCCTTCTGGGAATTGGAAAACCTGGTGATGAGCCCACATATAGCCGGGGAGTGGCCGAACCCGGAGGTACAGAGAATGCGCCTTCAAGCCCTGGCCCGGCGTATCAACGACATATTCCACAAAAACCCCGTGCCAAAGGTGGAAACTGACCGGGGATACTGA